The following are from one region of the Anaeropeptidivorans aminofermentans genome:
- a CDS encoding D-alanine--D-alanine ligase family protein has product MIKVCILAGGSSYEREVSLSSAEEIYSNLNHNKYTAEILEIPKETSTVWIKKLLDSPPDIVVSALHGGLGEDGSVQGLMECMGIKYVGSKVLASALCLDKYISKTIMRANHIPVLDDVLIKNSSDLNISKDIINDMGYPLVVKPNIGGSSVGISIVKDFSELENAVNEVFLLKDHALIEKFVSGTEVTCGIIENESGLQVLPVLDIKTARNFYDYNAKYKDDNTSISFSSLPKFLQAMIHEISKKVFLLLNCQGYGRVDMIVREEQIIVLEMNTLPGLTSHSLIPKAASMESGGFSKFLDALIEFEMKK; this is encoded by the coding sequence ATGATTAAAGTATGTATACTGGCCGGAGGAAGCTCTTATGAAAGAGAAGTTTCCTTAAGCTCTGCAGAAGAAATTTACAGCAATTTAAACCACAATAAATATACTGCCGAAATTTTAGAAATACCCAAGGAAACCTCTACAGTCTGGATAAAGAAACTTTTAGATTCTCCGCCGGATATTGTAGTAAGCGCCCTTCACGGCGGCCTGGGAGAAGACGGTTCTGTTCAGGGGCTTATGGAATGCATGGGCATAAAATACGTAGGAAGTAAAGTCCTTGCAAGTGCCCTATGTTTAGATAAATATATTTCAAAAACAATCATGCGGGCAAATCATATTCCTGTTTTAGACGATGTGCTTATAAAAAATAGCAGTGATTTGAATATCTCAAAAGACATCATAAACGATATGGGTTATCCCCTTGTTGTAAAGCCAAATATCGGCGGTTCAAGCGTAGGAATCTCCATCGTTAAGGATTTTTCGGAACTTGAAAATGCCGTAAATGAAGTTTTTCTCCTAAAGGACCATGCCCTTATAGAAAAATTTGTTTCGGGAACAGAGGTTACCTGCGGAATAATCGAAAATGAAAGCGGGCTTCAGGTTCTTCCCGTTCTGGACATAAAAACTGCAAGAAATTTCTATGATTATAACGCCAAATATAAAGACGACAATACGTCTATTAGCTTTTCTTCTCTTCCTAAGTTTTTACAGGCAATGATTCATGAAATTTCAAAAAAAGTATTTCTCCTTCTTAACTGCCAAGGCTATGGCAGAGTGGATATGATCGTTCGTGAGGAGCAGATTATCGTCCTTGAAATGAATACCCTTCCCGGGCTTACGTCTCACAGCCTGATTCCAAAAGCGGCATCTATGGAATCGGGTGGATTCAGTAAATTTTTAGATGCGCTTATCGAATTTGAAATGAAAAAATAA
- the coaE gene encoding dephospho-CoA kinase (Dephospho-CoA kinase (CoaE) performs the final step in coenzyme A biosynthesis.) yields the protein MIIGLTGNSGSGKTAVSDYLSKKYAYVLDCDKIYHELLSESPEMKKELTGLFGKSIIEDNKINRKALGEIVFNNDKKLKLLNRVAHKYVIIEVEKRIASYKGDKKLIVIDAPLLIEAGLHEICDEVWVIDAPLEIKAERISIRDHISIEKAKQRLSKQMNPEELKKYADHIIENTGSLHELLSYVDTLVKI from the coding sequence ATGATCATAGGGCTTACAGGAAATTCCGGAAGCGGCAAAACTGCCGTTTCCGATTATCTTTCTAAAAAATATGCATATGTCCTCGACTGTGATAAAATATATCATGAGCTTCTTTCCGAAAGCCCTGAAATGAAAAAAGAGCTTACAGGGCTTTTCGGAAAATCTATTATTGAAGATAATAAAATTAACAGGAAAGCTCTCGGAGAAATCGTATTTAATAATGACAAAAAATTAAAGCTTTTAAACAGAGTAGCCCATAAATACGTAATTATAGAAGTAGAGAAAAGAATAGCCTCCTATAAAGGAGATAAAAAGCTTATTGTAATAGATGCCCCTTTGCTTATTGAAGCCGGGCTCCATGAAATATGCGACGAAGTATGGGTAATCGATGCTCCTTTAGAAATAAAAGCTGAAAGAATATCCATCCGTGATCATATCAGTATTGAGAAAGCCAAGCAAAGGCTCTCTAAACAGATGAATCCGGAGGAATTAAAAAAATACGCAGACCATATTATAGAAAATACAGGCAGCCTTCATGAACTTCTATCTTACGTGGATACGCTTGTGAAAATATAA
- a CDS encoding NifB/NifX family molybdenum-iron cluster-binding protein, giving the protein MRIATTYEKGEIFQHFGHTERFKIYDIENGKVTLATVVNTNGSGHGALADILKKLEVEELICGGIGAGAKRALSEAGITFYGGVSGNADEAVEDLLKGSLKYDPEAACTNHGEHHHDKNDGASCKEHSCGDSEH; this is encoded by the coding sequence ATGAGAATTGCCACGACTTATGAAAAGGGTGAAATTTTTCAGCATTTCGGTCATACAGAAAGATTTAAGATATATGATATTGAAAATGGAAAAGTAACATTAGCAACTGTTGTAAATACCAATGGAAGCGGGCATGGAGCTTTGGCAGATATTCTTAAAAAGCTTGAAGTAGAAGAATTAATATGCGGTGGAATAGGAGCTGGGGCAAAAAGAGCACTTTCAGAGGCCGGAATAACTTTTTATGGCGGAGTATCAGGAAATGCCGATGAGGCGGTAGAAGATTTGCTTAAAGGGAGCCTTAAATATGATCCTGAAGCCGCCTGTACAAACCATGGAGAACATCATCATGATAAAAACGATGGAGCTTCCTGCAAAGAGCATAGCTGTGGAGACTCTGAACATTAA
- a CDS encoding Mrp/NBP35 family ATP-binding protein has protein sequence MSENCTRDCSSCGSECAERRNPKSDFIEKPHELSNIKKVIGIVSGKGGVGKSLVTSLLAVLSSREGYATAILDADITGPSIPKLFGLHDKVYGNESCFYPIKTKTGISVMSLNLLTERETDPVVWRGPIIGGMVKQFWTDVVWGDIDYMFIDMPPGTGDVPLTVFQSIPVDGIIIVMSPQELVGMIAEKALNMARIMNIPVLGLVENMSYFVCPDCGKQYNIFGESKIEEISKRFSIENKARIPIDPRLSAASDKGMIELFEGGWLDDMMNMLERKVN, from the coding sequence ATGAGTGAAAACTGTACAAGGGATTGTTCCTCATGCGGCAGCGAATGCGCCGAACGCAGAAATCCCAAGAGTGATTTTATTGAAAAGCCTCATGAACTTAGCAATATTAAAAAAGTCATAGGTATCGTAAGCGGAAAGGGAGGCGTAGGAAAATCTTTAGTAACGTCTTTACTTGCTGTGCTTTCAAGCAGGGAAGGTTATGCTACTGCCATACTCGACGCAGATATTACAGGGCCTTCCATCCCCAAGTTATTCGGCCTTCATGATAAAGTTTACGGCAACGAATCCTGCTTTTATCCCATAAAAACAAAAACCGGTATTTCTGTAATGTCCTTGAACCTTCTTACAGAAAGGGAAACGGACCCTGTGGTATGGAGAGGGCCTATTATAGGCGGAATGGTAAAACAATTCTGGACAGACGTAGTATGGGGGGATATCGATTATATGTTTATAGATATGCCGCCGGGTACGGGAGACGTTCCGCTTACCGTATTTCAGTCTATACCCGTTGACGGAATCATCATTGTTATGTCCCCTCAGGAGCTTGTAGGCATGATTGCAGAAAAAGCTTTAAATATGGCAAGAATAATGAACATACCTGTTTTAGGGCTTGTAGAAAATATGAGCTATTTTGTTTGCCCTGATTGCGGTAAGCAGTACAATATTTTTGGAGAAAGTAAAATAGAAGAAATATCTAAAAGGTTTTCCATTGAAAATAAAGCACGGATACCTATAGACCCAAGACTTTCTGCCGCCTCAGATAAAGGTATGATAGAGCTTTTCGAGGGGGGCTGGCTTGATGATATGATGAATATGCTTGAAAGGAAGGTAAATTAA
- a CDS encoding galactose-1-phosphate uridylyltransferase, whose translation MDKLMTDYLTDEKVLISSERALRPHHYKGAFTTAENHDDCPFCPDNKNKTPGDILFSDDMEIRVIPNKYPAIKPPTGYHDVIIDTKKHDEKLYEFTPKHMNKLFSIMQKRAKELYAMEHIKYIQIFKNDGISSGASITHSHWQIIAMDFIPYRQETIHSNFEKYFSDHNLRYMDYVYSLKDYIIYENENAFVFCPEASPYGYYTNIAFKNSHNPFEGLNEKELYSLSDALLKTMKAYNKTFGDLSYNIMFQMAPKGKYNASSFYMGIVPRLGTFAGFELATGCYINHTPPLEGAEKLRGAI comes from the coding sequence ATGGATAAACTAATGACAGATTATCTCACCGACGAAAAAGTCCTTATTTCCAGCGAAAGAGCCTTGCGCCCTCATCATTATAAAGGGGCATTTACTACAGCAGAAAACCATGATGACTGTCCTTTTTGCCCAGATAATAAAAATAAAACCCCAGGCGATATACTTTTTTCAGACGATATGGAGATAAGAGTAATCCCAAATAAATACCCTGCAATAAAGCCGCCCACCGGCTATCACGATGTCATAATAGACACTAAAAAGCATGATGAAAAGCTCTATGAATTTACTCCTAAACACATGAATAAGCTCTTTTCTATTATGCAGAAAAGGGCAAAAGAGCTTTATGCCATGGAGCATATTAAATATATACAAATTTTTAAAAATGACGGAATAAGCTCCGGTGCTTCCATTACCCATTCCCATTGGCAGATTATAGCAATGGACTTTATTCCCTACAGGCAGGAAACAATCCACAGTAATTTTGAAAAATACTTTTCAGACCATAATTTAAGATATATGGACTATGTATATTCCCTTAAGGATTACATCATATACGAAAACGAAAATGCCTTTGTCTTCTGTCCTGAGGCTTCACCCTATGGCTATTATACAAACATCGCTTTTAAAAACAGCCATAATCCTTTTGAGGGTCTGAATGAAAAAGAGCTTTACAGCCTTTCCGATGCTCTTTTAAAAACAATGAAGGCTTATAATAAAACTTTTGGTGATTTATCTTATAATATTATGTTTCAAATGGCTCCCAAAGGAAAATACAATGCCTCTTCCTTTTATATGGGCATAGTTCCAAGATTAGGTACATTTGCAGGCTTTGAACTTGCCACCGGGTGCTACATAAATCATACTCCGCCTTTAGAGGGAGCGGAGAAATTAAGGGGGGCTATATGA
- a CDS encoding VanW family protein, whose product MKKSKFLFAAVFAILLFSGCTGSDKTELGFKYFDPSNYSVKASVPDSNKEYEVLSTFTTKFNNSNDGRLNNIKLSSVAIDGTVLNPGEEFSFNDTVGMASKERGYEKATIFFKGEKIKEYGGGICQVSSTLYNAAIEAGLEITERHPHSMKVHYVGEDRDAATSYGSKDLKFKNNLDFPIKINTYVGEGTFTAEIIKAS is encoded by the coding sequence TTGAAAAAATCAAAGTTTTTATTTGCAGCCGTCTTTGCGATACTTTTATTTTCCGGCTGCACCGGTTCCGATAAAACCGAGCTGGGATTTAAATATTTTGATCCAAGCAATTATTCGGTAAAAGCCTCTGTTCCCGACAGCAATAAGGAATACGAGGTTTTATCGACCTTTACAACAAAATTTAACAACAGCAACGACGGAAGGCTTAATAATATTAAGCTTTCTTCCGTCGCTATAGACGGTACCGTATTAAATCCGGGGGAAGAATTTTCATTTAATGACACCGTAGGCATGGCTTCCAAAGAAAGAGGCTATGAAAAGGCCACAATTTTTTTTAAAGGTGAAAAAATAAAGGAATACGGCGGCGGCATCTGCCAAGTAAGCTCTACATTATATAACGCGGCTATAGAAGCAGGTCTTGAAATAACAGAGAGGCATCCGCATTCAATGAAAGTCCATTATGTAGGTGAAGATAGAGATGCAGCCACAAGCTATGGCTCTAAGGACCTTAAATTTAAAAATAATTTAGATTTTCCTATCAAAATAAACACCTATGTAGGAGAAGGAACTTTCACGGCTGAAATTATAAAAGCTTCATAG
- a CDS encoding C40 family peptidase codes for MGFLKNIAKLTAFSGIFVILGFSSASALTVGNINGNNVNIRSEASADSEVITKYNKGQTINIEGKTGNFYIINIDDAKLFVSEEFVDILRTKGTVTGENVNIRISPDTDADIYGKAAAGCQFDVIDNLGEWLKVDYFGDEGYISRQYIEGELIDEMETSAVPAAAAVSNETNETQQNKYAVVTSNTGLKLRNEPSVDAEVLGVLQNGDAVDVIDDSMQEWAKVSFGGTTAYLSKEFIAIGYGEKPVRENSLGNQMIEFGKQFLGTPYVWAGTNLNSGVDCSGFVYSVFKNFGISLNRSSRDMVRNGTQISKDQLQAGDLVFFDTTGVNDGGISHVGIYMDNGNFIHSSSSKRTWGVTISSLNEDYYIRTYVTAARVLK; via the coding sequence ATGGGCTTCCTTAAAAATATTGCAAAATTAACTGCTTTTTCGGGAATTTTTGTTATCCTTGGGTTTAGTTCCGCTTCGGCACTTACTGTAGGAAATATCAATGGCAATAACGTAAATATCCGTTCAGAAGCTTCTGCTGATTCAGAGGTAATCACTAAATATAATAAAGGCCAGACAATTAACATAGAAGGCAAAACAGGGAACTTCTACATAATAAATATTGATGACGCAAAATTATTCGTATCTGAAGAATTTGTAGATATTTTAAGAACAAAGGGCACCGTAACAGGTGAAAACGTAAACATCAGAATTTCCCCTGATACAGATGCAGATATTTATGGAAAGGCTGCTGCAGGCTGCCAATTTGATGTTATTGATAATTTAGGCGAATGGTTAAAAGTCGATTATTTTGGTGATGAAGGCTACATAAGCAGGCAATATATAGAAGGCGAGCTTATTGACGAAATGGAAACATCTGCAGTTCCTGCTGCAGCGGCTGTATCTAATGAAACCAATGAAACCCAGCAAAATAAATACGCCGTTGTAACTTCAAATACAGGGCTTAAATTAAGGAATGAACCTTCCGTTGACGCAGAGGTTTTAGGTGTTTTACAAAACGGAGATGCAGTAGATGTAATTGATGATTCCATGCAGGAATGGGCAAAGGTTTCCTTCGGCGGAACTACTGCTTATTTAAGCAAAGAATTTATAGCAATCGGATATGGTGAAAAGCCTGTAAGAGAAAATTCTCTCGGAAATCAGATGATAGAATTTGGAAAGCAATTTTTAGGAACACCCTATGTTTGGGCAGGTACAAATTTAAATTCAGGAGTAGATTGCTCAGGATTTGTATACAGCGTATTTAAAAATTTCGGCATAAGCTTAAATAGAAGCTCAAGAGACATGGTAAGAAATGGAACTCAAATCAGTAAAGACCAGCTTCAAGCAGGGGATTTGGTATTTTTTGATACTACCGGCGTAAATGACGGCGGAATATCCCACGTAGGCATTTATATGGATAACGGCAATTTTATTCATTCTTCAAGCTCAAAAAGGACATGGGGCGTAACCATAAGCAGCCTCAATGAAGATTATTACATACGTACATATGTTACTGCCGCAAGAGTTCTTAAGTAA
- a CDS encoding peptide ABC transporter substrate-binding protein, which yields MKKLTSLILIFSVLLTGCNLIPPLEKQSEEPSETIIEATASPTPSEEVKESPKASAEHENALNISMRAPVTLNPLMNKDITVDNVLKLIFEPVFSLDESQRPVPNLAEKISFSENGLEATVTLKNNIYWSDGEIFDGNDLIFSVNTLKNADKSVIYKDTVKDILSCELIDSFNVKINLSKPSGGFGYMLLFPAIPEHYYKNKLDNSSVESLNPIGNGLYKFVSYENVKNMQLTASNTTFRQKPLIQKINVLITSDIQTDYYSFEQNILDFISADILNFGKYSPSQKTGLTEYSTSNYDFIGFNFKNLALEDKKMRQAITKLIDVDYIIESVYLGHAYRTYSVISPDSWAYEKDVEKYEYNKQEAKDLISQAGYKDNNADGIMDREIAGVYFDLSFRILVNEENEERVEIANLVSSSLNEAGIATDIIVCDYNTYLEKLRNKEYDIFIGGFNFSLKPDFAFAFHSSQIDVGSNFFSYRSEILDTYLIAAQNAQNEAQYKDALSKIQKHIASELPCISLAFRKKVILYNENIKGGKKPSINNIFSNINEWYVQ from the coding sequence ATGAAAAAACTGACCTCATTAATTTTAATTTTTTCAGTCCTTTTAACAGGCTGCAATCTTATTCCGCCCCTTGAAAAGCAATCGGAAGAGCCTTCCGAAACAATAATAGAGGCTACGGCTTCCCCTACCCCTTCAGAAGAGGTTAAGGAAAGCCCTAAAGCTTCTGCCGAACACGAAAACGCGCTTAATATCTCCATGCGCGCTCCCGTTACTTTAAATCCTCTTATGAATAAGGATATTACTGTTGACAATGTGCTGAAGCTTATTTTCGAGCCTGTATTTTCTTTAGATGAAAGTCAAAGGCCTGTTCCCAATTTAGCTGAAAAAATCAGCTTTTCCGAAAACGGCCTTGAAGCTACAGTCACCCTTAAAAACAATATTTATTGGAGCGACGGAGAAATCTTCGACGGAAACGATTTGATATTTTCCGTAAATACTCTTAAAAACGCTGACAAATCTGTAATATATAAAGATACTGTTAAAGATATTTTAAGCTGTGAACTAATAGACAGCTTCAACGTGAAAATAAACTTATCCAAGCCCTCGGGGGGCTTTGGATATATGCTGCTTTTTCCGGCAATCCCAGAGCATTACTATAAAAATAAACTGGATAACAGCTCCGTTGAAAGCCTGAACCCCATAGGAAACGGCCTTTATAAATTCGTATCCTATGAAAATGTAAAGAATATGCAGCTGACTGCAAGCAATACCACCTTTAGGCAAAAACCCCTGATACAAAAAATAAATGTCCTTATAACTTCTGATATTCAAACGGATTACTATTCCTTTGAACAAAACATTCTTGATTTTATATCTGCCGACATACTGAACTTCGGCAAATACAGCCCTTCCCAGAAAACAGGGCTTACCGAATATAGCACAAGCAATTACGATTTTATAGGATTTAATTTTAAAAATCTTGCCTTAGAGGATAAAAAAATGAGGCAGGCCATTACAAAGCTTATCGATGTGGACTATATTATAGAAAGCGTTTATCTCGGCCACGCCTACAGAACCTATTCTGTTATAAGCCCCGATTCATGGGCCTATGAAAAAGATGTGGAAAAATATGAATATAACAAGCAGGAAGCAAAAGACCTGATATCTCAAGCAGGCTATAAAGATAATAACGCCGACGGAATAATGGATAGAGAAATAGCAGGGGTTTATTTCGACCTTTCTTTCAGAATTCTTGTAAATGAAGAGAATGAAGAAAGAGTAGAAATAGCAAATCTTGTTTCCTCAAGCCTTAATGAAGCGGGCATCGCCACAGATATTATCGTATGCGATTATAATACTTATTTAGAGAAACTGCGGAACAAGGAATACGATATTTTTATAGGCGGGTTTAACTTTTCTCTTAAGCCGGATTTCGCCTTTGCCTTCCATTCTTCTCAGATAGATGTAGGAAGCAATTTCTTTTCATACCGTTCAGAAATCCTTGACACTTACCTTATAGCGGCCCAGAATGCTCAAAACGAAGCGCAATATAAAGACGCTTTAAGTAAAATTCAAAAGCATATTGCCTCGGAGCTTCCCTGTATCAGCCTTGCTTTCAGAAAAAAGGTAATACTTTATAACGAAAATATCAAGGGCGGTAAAAAGCCTTCTATTAACAATATTTTTTCAAATATAAACGAATGGTACGTACAATAA
- a CDS encoding lytic transglycosylase domain-containing protein has translation MFFAIDFRRIKKFMVFAGMIFLIIFAFVTAFKIAFPVKHLDLIIKYADKYGLDHDLVCAMIRAESNFDANAVSKRGAEGLMQIIKLTGDWGAGEIGLENYTYSRIKEPEINLDVGCWYIAKLLKQYGNVDTALAAYNAGSGTVSKWLYDPENSTDNKTLYRIPYPETKKYVEKVNTYRKIYKFILDYKIY, from the coding sequence ATGTTTTTTGCCATTGATTTTAGAAGGATAAAAAAATTTATGGTTTTTGCAGGAATGATTTTTCTTATTATATTTGCCTTTGTTACGGCTTTTAAAATTGCCTTTCCTGTGAAACATCTTGATCTTATAATAAAATATGCCGATAAATACGGCCTTGACCATGACCTTGTATGCGCAATGATAAGAGCTGAAAGTAATTTCGACGCAAATGCTGTAAGCAAAAGAGGCGCCGAAGGGCTTATGCAGATCATAAAGTTAACCGGTGACTGGGGCGCAGGCGAAATCGGTCTTGAAAACTATACCTATTCAAGAATTAAAGAGCCTGAAATAAACTTAGATGTTGGCTGCTGGTATATTGCAAAACTTTTAAAGCAATACGGAAATGTGGACACTGCACTGGCGGCCTATAACGCAGGAAGCGGTACGGTTTCCAAATGGCTTTATGACCCTGAAAACTCCACTGATAATAAAACCCTTTACCGTATCCCTTATCCTGAAACTAAAAAATACGTGGAAAAAGTCAATACATATAGAAAAATATATAAATTTATTCTAGATTATAAAATTTATTGA